The Microplitis demolitor isolate Queensland-Clemson2020A chromosome 8, iyMicDemo2.1a, whole genome shotgun sequence genome has a segment encoding these proteins:
- the LOC103572353 gene encoding cytoplasmic dynein 1 intermediate chain isoform X9, whose product MMSDRKAELERKKAKLQAIREEKERRRREKEQKDVEEATVRAAGTDKDHRKELDAMLSSLGVAPVSDVLSSLSSMNSLASDQSANATPDASIQPSSITSPQSGAIKKKSNRELTVVSVAHTNIPPKEPVVYSKQTQTAQTTQTSHDDEYNLNPGLEWEDEFTAEDEENSLPHIDGFQSKLPPGILPHGLPQVKEVLPAVTQDEQQKEPEKPREIRELSEEEKQMIILSEDFQRFLDKTSRLVERALAESVDIYTDYTGTLDGEDGMDEKSHQRLWLNRSFFCDRWSRNRCVTSMDWSPQFPELLVASYNSNEDAPNDPDGICLVWNTKFKKTTPEFIFHCQSAVMSTTFARFHPNLILGGTYAGQIVLWDNRVQKRTPIQRTPLSASAHTHPVYCLNVVGTQNAHNLISISTDGKMCSWSLDMLSMPQESLDLQAKQSKPIAVTSLAFPYGDVNNFIIGSEDGTVYSACRHGIRAGVTETYEGHQGPVTGVSAHAVQGGIDFSHLFLTSSIDWTIKLWSLKENKPLYSFEHNGDYVYDVAWSPTHPALFAAVDDSGRLDLWNLNQDTEVPAASVVVDGCPALNRVSWTPSGLHVTVGDDSGKIWVYDVAENLAHPRGDEWNKFLYTQQDLKNNKADDELDKLNLNSGPSSLTSLSSMSSVPIR is encoded by the exons atgatgtcGGATCGCAAAGCAGAGTTGGAAAGGAAGAAAGCAAAGCTACAGGCGATCAGAGAGGAAAAGGAACGACGTCGCAGAGAAAAGGAGCAAAAAgat GTTGAAGAAGCTACGGTACGAGCAGCTGGTACTGATAAAGACCATCGTAAAGAACTGGATGCCATGCTTTCATCTCTGGGAGTTGCTCCAGTATctg aTGTGCTGTCTAGTCTTTCGAGTATGAACTCATTAGCTTCAGATCAAAGTGCCAATGCAACTCCTGATGCTAGTATTCAACCATCAAGTATCACTTCTCCACAGAG tgGGGCAATTAAGAAGAAATCAAATCGGGAATTAACAGTAGTATCAGTTGCCCACACAAACATTCCGCCAAAAGAGCCAGTAGTTTACAGCAAACAAACGCAGACAGCGCAAACGACACAGACCTCCCACGACG ACGAGTACAATCTAAATCCTGGTTTAGAGTGGGAGGACGAATTCACAG CCGAGGATGAGGAGAACAGCCTGCCGCATATCGACGGTTTTCAAAGCAAACTACCGCCCGGTATCCTGCCTCATGGTCTACCACAAGTCAAGGAAGTATTGCCAGCGGTAACTCAAGACGAACAGCAAAAGGAACCTGAGAAACCTAGAGAaa TTCGTGAATTAAGTGAAGAAGAAAAACAGATGATAATATTGTCGGAAGATTTTCAACGTTTTCTTGATAAAACAAGTCGATTAGTTGAACGTGCACTTGCTGAATCTGTTGATATTTATACTGACTACACTGGTACTTTAGATGGTGAAGATGGAAT GGATGAGAAAAGTCATCAGCGTTTGTGGTTGAATCGTTCATTTTTCTGCGATCGTTGGTCACGAAACCGTTGTGTCACTTCCATGGACTGGTCGCCACAATTTCCTGAACTGCTGGTGGCTTCTTACAACAGCAATGAAGACGCGCCAAATGATCCCGATGGAATATGTCTAGTTTGGAATACCAAATTCAAAAAGACAACACCtgagtttatttttcactGTCAGTCGGCAGTCATGTCAACAACTTTCGCAAGATTTCATCCGAATCTTATCCTCGGCGGTACTTATGCTGGTCAAATTGTCTTATGGGACAACAGGGTGCAGAAACGTACCCCCATACAGCGGACACCACTTTCTGCTAGCGCTCATACg caCCCAGTTTACTGTCTGAATGTCGTGGGTACACAAAATGCCCACAATTTAATAAGTATTTCAACGGATGGTAAAATGTGCTCATGGAGTCTTGATATGCTGTCGATGCCACAAGAATCATTAGACCTTCAGGCCAAACAGTCTAAGCCTATCGCTGTTACCAGTTTGGCATTTCCATACGGTgacgttaataattttattatcggCAGCGAAGATGGCACCGTTTATTCAG CTTGCCGTCACGGAATAAGAGCCGGTGTAACAGAAACATATGAAGGCCATCAAGGCCCGGTAACGGGAGTAAGCGCACACGCGGTACAAGGTGGCATTGACTTCTCACATCTGTTCCTTACCTCGTCCATTGACTGGACAATAAAACTGTGGAGCTTGAAAGAAAACAAACCACTGTACTCATTCGAGCACAACGGCGATTACGTTTATGACGTCGCTTGGTCACCGACTCACCCCGCGCTCTTTGCGGCGGTCGACGATTCCGGGAGATTGGACTTGTGGAACCTTAATCAGGACACCGAGGTACCGGCAGCAAGTGTCGTCGTCGATGGATGTCCTGCACTGAATCGCGTCTCTTGGACTCCCAGCGGGCTGCATGTTACTGTTGGAGACGACTCTGGTAAAATCTGGGTCTACGATGTAGCTGAAAATTTGGCACATCCCCGCGGCGATGAATGGAATAAATTCTTGTACACTCAGCAAGATTTGAAGAACAACAAAGCTGATGATGAGCTGGACAAACTTAATTTGAATTCTGGGCCCTCTAGTTTAACCTCTCTGTCATCGATGTCCTCAGTACCCATCAGATAA
- the LOC103572353 gene encoding cytoplasmic dynein 1 intermediate chain isoform X7, which yields MMSDRKAELERKKAKLQAIREEKERRRREKEQKDVEEATVRAAGTDKDHRKELDAMLSSLGVAPVSDVLSSLSSMNSLASDQSANATPDASIQPSSITSPQSGAIKKKSNRELTVVSVAHTNIPPKEPVVYSKQTQTAQTTQTSHDGYFETDWWRPRKAHAFDYYVLTYDDGQAEDEENSLPHIDGFQSKLPPGILPHGLPQVKEVLPAVTQDEQQKEPEKPREIRELSEEEKQMIILSEDFQRFLDKTSRLVERALAESVDIYTDYTGTLDGEDGMDEKSHQRLWLNRSFFCDRWSRNRCVTSMDWSPQFPELLVASYNSNEDAPNDPDGICLVWNTKFKKTTPEFIFHCQSAVMSTTFARFHPNLILGGTYAGQIVLWDNRVQKRTPIQRTPLSASAHTHPVYCLNVVGTQNAHNLISISTDGKMCSWSLDMLSMPQESLDLQAKQSKPIAVTSLAFPYGDVNNFIIGSEDGTVYSACRHGIRAGVTETYEGHQGPVTGVSAHAVQGGIDFSHLFLTSSIDWTIKLWSLKENKPLYSFEHNGDYVYDVAWSPTHPALFAAVDDSGRLDLWNLNQDTEVPAASVVVDGCPALNRVSWTPSGLHVTVGDDSGKIWVYDVAENLAHPRGDEWNKFLYTQQDLKNNKADDELDKLNLNSGPSSLTSLSSMSSVPIR from the exons atgatgtcGGATCGCAAAGCAGAGTTGGAAAGGAAGAAAGCAAAGCTACAGGCGATCAGAGAGGAAAAGGAACGACGTCGCAGAGAAAAGGAGCAAAAAgat GTTGAAGAAGCTACGGTACGAGCAGCTGGTACTGATAAAGACCATCGTAAAGAACTGGATGCCATGCTTTCATCTCTGGGAGTTGCTCCAGTATctg aTGTGCTGTCTAGTCTTTCGAGTATGAACTCATTAGCTTCAGATCAAAGTGCCAATGCAACTCCTGATGCTAGTATTCAACCATCAAGTATCACTTCTCCACAGAG tgGGGCAATTAAGAAGAAATCAAATCGGGAATTAACAGTAGTATCAGTTGCCCACACAAACATTCCGCCAAAAGAGCCAGTAGTTTACAGCAAACAAACGCAGACAGCGCAAACGACACAGACCTCCCACGACG GATACTTTGAGACTGACTGGTGGCGTCCCAGGAAAG CTCATGCATTCGACTATTACG TTTTGACATATGATGATGGCCAAGCCGAGGATGAGGAGAACAGCCTGCCGCATATCGACGGTTTTCAAAGCAAACTACCGCCCGGTATCCTGCCTCATGGTCTACCACAAGTCAAGGAAGTATTGCCAGCGGTAACTCAAGACGAACAGCAAAAGGAACCTGAGAAACCTAGAGAaa TTCGTGAATTAAGTGAAGAAGAAAAACAGATGATAATATTGTCGGAAGATTTTCAACGTTTTCTTGATAAAACAAGTCGATTAGTTGAACGTGCACTTGCTGAATCTGTTGATATTTATACTGACTACACTGGTACTTTAGATGGTGAAGATGGAAT GGATGAGAAAAGTCATCAGCGTTTGTGGTTGAATCGTTCATTTTTCTGCGATCGTTGGTCACGAAACCGTTGTGTCACTTCCATGGACTGGTCGCCACAATTTCCTGAACTGCTGGTGGCTTCTTACAACAGCAATGAAGACGCGCCAAATGATCCCGATGGAATATGTCTAGTTTGGAATACCAAATTCAAAAAGACAACACCtgagtttatttttcactGTCAGTCGGCAGTCATGTCAACAACTTTCGCAAGATTTCATCCGAATCTTATCCTCGGCGGTACTTATGCTGGTCAAATTGTCTTATGGGACAACAGGGTGCAGAAACGTACCCCCATACAGCGGACACCACTTTCTGCTAGCGCTCATACg caCCCAGTTTACTGTCTGAATGTCGTGGGTACACAAAATGCCCACAATTTAATAAGTATTTCAACGGATGGTAAAATGTGCTCATGGAGTCTTGATATGCTGTCGATGCCACAAGAATCATTAGACCTTCAGGCCAAACAGTCTAAGCCTATCGCTGTTACCAGTTTGGCATTTCCATACGGTgacgttaataattttattatcggCAGCGAAGATGGCACCGTTTATTCAG CTTGCCGTCACGGAATAAGAGCCGGTGTAACAGAAACATATGAAGGCCATCAAGGCCCGGTAACGGGAGTAAGCGCACACGCGGTACAAGGTGGCATTGACTTCTCACATCTGTTCCTTACCTCGTCCATTGACTGGACAATAAAACTGTGGAGCTTGAAAGAAAACAAACCACTGTACTCATTCGAGCACAACGGCGATTACGTTTATGACGTCGCTTGGTCACCGACTCACCCCGCGCTCTTTGCGGCGGTCGACGATTCCGGGAGATTGGACTTGTGGAACCTTAATCAGGACACCGAGGTACCGGCAGCAAGTGTCGTCGTCGATGGATGTCCTGCACTGAATCGCGTCTCTTGGACTCCCAGCGGGCTGCATGTTACTGTTGGAGACGACTCTGGTAAAATCTGGGTCTACGATGTAGCTGAAAATTTGGCACATCCCCGCGGCGATGAATGGAATAAATTCTTGTACACTCAGCAAGATTTGAAGAACAACAAAGCTGATGATGAGCTGGACAAACTTAATTTGAATTCTGGGCCCTCTAGTTTAACCTCTCTGTCATCGATGTCCTCAGTACCCATCAGATAA
- the LOC103572353 gene encoding cytoplasmic dynein 1 intermediate chain isoform X6 codes for MMSDRKAELERKKAKLQAIREEKERRRREKEQKDVEEATVRAAGTDKDHRKELDAMLSSLGVAPVSDVLSSLSSMNSLASDQSANATPDASIQPSSITSPQSGAIKKKSNRELTVVSVAHTNIPPKEPVVYSKQTQTAQTTQTSHDGYFETDWWRPRKGGSAPNYLFLTYDDGQAEDEENSLPHIDGFQSKLPPGILPHGLPQVKEVLPAVTQDEQQKEPEKPREIRELSEEEKQMIILSEDFQRFLDKTSRLVERALAESVDIYTDYTGTLDGEDGMDEKSHQRLWLNRSFFCDRWSRNRCVTSMDWSPQFPELLVASYNSNEDAPNDPDGICLVWNTKFKKTTPEFIFHCQSAVMSTTFARFHPNLILGGTYAGQIVLWDNRVQKRTPIQRTPLSASAHTHPVYCLNVVGTQNAHNLISISTDGKMCSWSLDMLSMPQESLDLQAKQSKPIAVTSLAFPYGDVNNFIIGSEDGTVYSACRHGIRAGVTETYEGHQGPVTGVSAHAVQGGIDFSHLFLTSSIDWTIKLWSLKENKPLYSFEHNGDYVYDVAWSPTHPALFAAVDDSGRLDLWNLNQDTEVPAASVVVDGCPALNRVSWTPSGLHVTVGDDSGKIWVYDVAENLAHPRGDEWNKFLYTQQDLKNNKADDELDKLNLNSGPSSLTSLSSMSSVPIR; via the exons atgatgtcGGATCGCAAAGCAGAGTTGGAAAGGAAGAAAGCAAAGCTACAGGCGATCAGAGAGGAAAAGGAACGACGTCGCAGAGAAAAGGAGCAAAAAgat GTTGAAGAAGCTACGGTACGAGCAGCTGGTACTGATAAAGACCATCGTAAAGAACTGGATGCCATGCTTTCATCTCTGGGAGTTGCTCCAGTATctg aTGTGCTGTCTAGTCTTTCGAGTATGAACTCATTAGCTTCAGATCAAAGTGCCAATGCAACTCCTGATGCTAGTATTCAACCATCAAGTATCACTTCTCCACAGAG tgGGGCAATTAAGAAGAAATCAAATCGGGAATTAACAGTAGTATCAGTTGCCCACACAAACATTCCGCCAAAAGAGCCAGTAGTTTACAGCAAACAAACGCAGACAGCGCAAACGACACAGACCTCCCACGACG GATACTTTGAGACTGACTGGTGGCGTCCCAGGAAAGGTGGGTCTGCACCAAACTACCTAT TTTTGACATATGATGATGGCCAAGCCGAGGATGAGGAGAACAGCCTGCCGCATATCGACGGTTTTCAAAGCAAACTACCGCCCGGTATCCTGCCTCATGGTCTACCACAAGTCAAGGAAGTATTGCCAGCGGTAACTCAAGACGAACAGCAAAAGGAACCTGAGAAACCTAGAGAaa TTCGTGAATTAAGTGAAGAAGAAAAACAGATGATAATATTGTCGGAAGATTTTCAACGTTTTCTTGATAAAACAAGTCGATTAGTTGAACGTGCACTTGCTGAATCTGTTGATATTTATACTGACTACACTGGTACTTTAGATGGTGAAGATGGAAT GGATGAGAAAAGTCATCAGCGTTTGTGGTTGAATCGTTCATTTTTCTGCGATCGTTGGTCACGAAACCGTTGTGTCACTTCCATGGACTGGTCGCCACAATTTCCTGAACTGCTGGTGGCTTCTTACAACAGCAATGAAGACGCGCCAAATGATCCCGATGGAATATGTCTAGTTTGGAATACCAAATTCAAAAAGACAACACCtgagtttatttttcactGTCAGTCGGCAGTCATGTCAACAACTTTCGCAAGATTTCATCCGAATCTTATCCTCGGCGGTACTTATGCTGGTCAAATTGTCTTATGGGACAACAGGGTGCAGAAACGTACCCCCATACAGCGGACACCACTTTCTGCTAGCGCTCATACg caCCCAGTTTACTGTCTGAATGTCGTGGGTACACAAAATGCCCACAATTTAATAAGTATTTCAACGGATGGTAAAATGTGCTCATGGAGTCTTGATATGCTGTCGATGCCACAAGAATCATTAGACCTTCAGGCCAAACAGTCTAAGCCTATCGCTGTTACCAGTTTGGCATTTCCATACGGTgacgttaataattttattatcggCAGCGAAGATGGCACCGTTTATTCAG CTTGCCGTCACGGAATAAGAGCCGGTGTAACAGAAACATATGAAGGCCATCAAGGCCCGGTAACGGGAGTAAGCGCACACGCGGTACAAGGTGGCATTGACTTCTCACATCTGTTCCTTACCTCGTCCATTGACTGGACAATAAAACTGTGGAGCTTGAAAGAAAACAAACCACTGTACTCATTCGAGCACAACGGCGATTACGTTTATGACGTCGCTTGGTCACCGACTCACCCCGCGCTCTTTGCGGCGGTCGACGATTCCGGGAGATTGGACTTGTGGAACCTTAATCAGGACACCGAGGTACCGGCAGCAAGTGTCGTCGTCGATGGATGTCCTGCACTGAATCGCGTCTCTTGGACTCCCAGCGGGCTGCATGTTACTGTTGGAGACGACTCTGGTAAAATCTGGGTCTACGATGTAGCTGAAAATTTGGCACATCCCCGCGGCGATGAATGGAATAAATTCTTGTACACTCAGCAAGATTTGAAGAACAACAAAGCTGATGATGAGCTGGACAAACTTAATTTGAATTCTGGGCCCTCTAGTTTAACCTCTCTGTCATCGATGTCCTCAGTACCCATCAGATAA
- the LOC103572353 gene encoding cytoplasmic dynein 1 intermediate chain isoform X1, which produces MMSDRKAELERKKAKLQAIREEKERRRREKEQKDVEEATVRAAGTDKDHRKELDAMLSSLGVAPVSDVLSSLSSMNSLASDQSANATPDASIQPSSITSPQSGAIKKKSNRELTVVSVAHTNIPPKEPVVYSKQTQTAQTTQTSHDGYFETDWWRPRKGGSAPNYLSHAFDYYDEYNLNPGLEWEDEFTAEDEENSLPHIDGFQSKLPPGILPHGLPQVKEVLPAVTQDEQQKEPEKPREIRELSEEEKQMIILSEDFQRFLDKTSRLVERALAESVDIYTDYTGTLDGEDGMDEKSHQRLWLNRSFFCDRWSRNRCVTSMDWSPQFPELLVASYNSNEDAPNDPDGICLVWNTKFKKTTPEFIFHCQSAVMSTTFARFHPNLILGGTYAGQIVLWDNRVQKRTPIQRTPLSASAHTHPVYCLNVVGTQNAHNLISISTDGKMCSWSLDMLSMPQESLDLQAKQSKPIAVTSLAFPYGDVNNFIIGSEDGTVYSACRHGIRAGVTETYEGHQGPVTGVSAHAVQGGIDFSHLFLTSSIDWTIKLWSLKENKPLYSFEHNGDYVYDVAWSPTHPALFAAVDDSGRLDLWNLNQDTEVPAASVVVDGCPALNRVSWTPSGLHVTVGDDSGKIWVYDVAENLAHPRGDEWNKFLYTQQDLKNNKADDELDKLNLNSGPSSLTSLSSMSSVPIR; this is translated from the exons atgatgtcGGATCGCAAAGCAGAGTTGGAAAGGAAGAAAGCAAAGCTACAGGCGATCAGAGAGGAAAAGGAACGACGTCGCAGAGAAAAGGAGCAAAAAgat GTTGAAGAAGCTACGGTACGAGCAGCTGGTACTGATAAAGACCATCGTAAAGAACTGGATGCCATGCTTTCATCTCTGGGAGTTGCTCCAGTATctg aTGTGCTGTCTAGTCTTTCGAGTATGAACTCATTAGCTTCAGATCAAAGTGCCAATGCAACTCCTGATGCTAGTATTCAACCATCAAGTATCACTTCTCCACAGAG tgGGGCAATTAAGAAGAAATCAAATCGGGAATTAACAGTAGTATCAGTTGCCCACACAAACATTCCGCCAAAAGAGCCAGTAGTTTACAGCAAACAAACGCAGACAGCGCAAACGACACAGACCTCCCACGACG GATACTTTGAGACTGACTGGTGGCGTCCCAGGAAAGGTGGGTCTGCACCAAACTACCTAT CTCATGCATTCGACTATTACG ACGAGTACAATCTAAATCCTGGTTTAGAGTGGGAGGACGAATTCACAG CCGAGGATGAGGAGAACAGCCTGCCGCATATCGACGGTTTTCAAAGCAAACTACCGCCCGGTATCCTGCCTCATGGTCTACCACAAGTCAAGGAAGTATTGCCAGCGGTAACTCAAGACGAACAGCAAAAGGAACCTGAGAAACCTAGAGAaa TTCGTGAATTAAGTGAAGAAGAAAAACAGATGATAATATTGTCGGAAGATTTTCAACGTTTTCTTGATAAAACAAGTCGATTAGTTGAACGTGCACTTGCTGAATCTGTTGATATTTATACTGACTACACTGGTACTTTAGATGGTGAAGATGGAAT GGATGAGAAAAGTCATCAGCGTTTGTGGTTGAATCGTTCATTTTTCTGCGATCGTTGGTCACGAAACCGTTGTGTCACTTCCATGGACTGGTCGCCACAATTTCCTGAACTGCTGGTGGCTTCTTACAACAGCAATGAAGACGCGCCAAATGATCCCGATGGAATATGTCTAGTTTGGAATACCAAATTCAAAAAGACAACACCtgagtttatttttcactGTCAGTCGGCAGTCATGTCAACAACTTTCGCAAGATTTCATCCGAATCTTATCCTCGGCGGTACTTATGCTGGTCAAATTGTCTTATGGGACAACAGGGTGCAGAAACGTACCCCCATACAGCGGACACCACTTTCTGCTAGCGCTCATACg caCCCAGTTTACTGTCTGAATGTCGTGGGTACACAAAATGCCCACAATTTAATAAGTATTTCAACGGATGGTAAAATGTGCTCATGGAGTCTTGATATGCTGTCGATGCCACAAGAATCATTAGACCTTCAGGCCAAACAGTCTAAGCCTATCGCTGTTACCAGTTTGGCATTTCCATACGGTgacgttaataattttattatcggCAGCGAAGATGGCACCGTTTATTCAG CTTGCCGTCACGGAATAAGAGCCGGTGTAACAGAAACATATGAAGGCCATCAAGGCCCGGTAACGGGAGTAAGCGCACACGCGGTACAAGGTGGCATTGACTTCTCACATCTGTTCCTTACCTCGTCCATTGACTGGACAATAAAACTGTGGAGCTTGAAAGAAAACAAACCACTGTACTCATTCGAGCACAACGGCGATTACGTTTATGACGTCGCTTGGTCACCGACTCACCCCGCGCTCTTTGCGGCGGTCGACGATTCCGGGAGATTGGACTTGTGGAACCTTAATCAGGACACCGAGGTACCGGCAGCAAGTGTCGTCGTCGATGGATGTCCTGCACTGAATCGCGTCTCTTGGACTCCCAGCGGGCTGCATGTTACTGTTGGAGACGACTCTGGTAAAATCTGGGTCTACGATGTAGCTGAAAATTTGGCACATCCCCGCGGCGATGAATGGAATAAATTCTTGTACACTCAGCAAGATTTGAAGAACAACAAAGCTGATGATGAGCTGGACAAACTTAATTTGAATTCTGGGCCCTCTAGTTTAACCTCTCTGTCATCGATGTCCTCAGTACCCATCAGATAA
- the LOC103572353 gene encoding cytoplasmic dynein 1 intermediate chain isoform X12: MMSDRKAELERKKAKLQAIREEKERRRREKEQKDVEEATVRAAGTDKDHRKELDAMLSSLGVAPVSDVLSSLSSMNSLASDQSANATPDASIQPSSITSPQSGAIKKKSNRELTVVSVAHTNIPPKEPVVYSKQTQTAQTTQTSHDVLTYDDGQAEDEENSLPHIDGFQSKLPPGILPHGLPQVKEVLPAVTQDEQQKEPEKPREIRELSEEEKQMIILSEDFQRFLDKTSRLVERALAESVDIYTDYTGTLDGEDGMDEKSHQRLWLNRSFFCDRWSRNRCVTSMDWSPQFPELLVASYNSNEDAPNDPDGICLVWNTKFKKTTPEFIFHCQSAVMSTTFARFHPNLILGGTYAGQIVLWDNRVQKRTPIQRTPLSASAHTHPVYCLNVVGTQNAHNLISISTDGKMCSWSLDMLSMPQESLDLQAKQSKPIAVTSLAFPYGDVNNFIIGSEDGTVYSACRHGIRAGVTETYEGHQGPVTGVSAHAVQGGIDFSHLFLTSSIDWTIKLWSLKENKPLYSFEHNGDYVYDVAWSPTHPALFAAVDDSGRLDLWNLNQDTEVPAASVVVDGCPALNRVSWTPSGLHVTVGDDSGKIWVYDVAENLAHPRGDEWNKFLYTQQDLKNNKADDELDKLNLNSGPSSLTSLSSMSSVPIR; the protein is encoded by the exons atgatgtcGGATCGCAAAGCAGAGTTGGAAAGGAAGAAAGCAAAGCTACAGGCGATCAGAGAGGAAAAGGAACGACGTCGCAGAGAAAAGGAGCAAAAAgat GTTGAAGAAGCTACGGTACGAGCAGCTGGTACTGATAAAGACCATCGTAAAGAACTGGATGCCATGCTTTCATCTCTGGGAGTTGCTCCAGTATctg aTGTGCTGTCTAGTCTTTCGAGTATGAACTCATTAGCTTCAGATCAAAGTGCCAATGCAACTCCTGATGCTAGTATTCAACCATCAAGTATCACTTCTCCACAGAG tgGGGCAATTAAGAAGAAATCAAATCGGGAATTAACAGTAGTATCAGTTGCCCACACAAACATTCCGCCAAAAGAGCCAGTAGTTTACAGCAAACAAACGCAGACAGCGCAAACGACACAGACCTCCCACGACG TTTTGACATATGATGATGGCCAAGCCGAGGATGAGGAGAACAGCCTGCCGCATATCGACGGTTTTCAAAGCAAACTACCGCCCGGTATCCTGCCTCATGGTCTACCACAAGTCAAGGAAGTATTGCCAGCGGTAACTCAAGACGAACAGCAAAAGGAACCTGAGAAACCTAGAGAaa TTCGTGAATTAAGTGAAGAAGAAAAACAGATGATAATATTGTCGGAAGATTTTCAACGTTTTCTTGATAAAACAAGTCGATTAGTTGAACGTGCACTTGCTGAATCTGTTGATATTTATACTGACTACACTGGTACTTTAGATGGTGAAGATGGAAT GGATGAGAAAAGTCATCAGCGTTTGTGGTTGAATCGTTCATTTTTCTGCGATCGTTGGTCACGAAACCGTTGTGTCACTTCCATGGACTGGTCGCCACAATTTCCTGAACTGCTGGTGGCTTCTTACAACAGCAATGAAGACGCGCCAAATGATCCCGATGGAATATGTCTAGTTTGGAATACCAAATTCAAAAAGACAACACCtgagtttatttttcactGTCAGTCGGCAGTCATGTCAACAACTTTCGCAAGATTTCATCCGAATCTTATCCTCGGCGGTACTTATGCTGGTCAAATTGTCTTATGGGACAACAGGGTGCAGAAACGTACCCCCATACAGCGGACACCACTTTCTGCTAGCGCTCATACg caCCCAGTTTACTGTCTGAATGTCGTGGGTACACAAAATGCCCACAATTTAATAAGTATTTCAACGGATGGTAAAATGTGCTCATGGAGTCTTGATATGCTGTCGATGCCACAAGAATCATTAGACCTTCAGGCCAAACAGTCTAAGCCTATCGCTGTTACCAGTTTGGCATTTCCATACGGTgacgttaataattttattatcggCAGCGAAGATGGCACCGTTTATTCAG CTTGCCGTCACGGAATAAGAGCCGGTGTAACAGAAACATATGAAGGCCATCAAGGCCCGGTAACGGGAGTAAGCGCACACGCGGTACAAGGTGGCATTGACTTCTCACATCTGTTCCTTACCTCGTCCATTGACTGGACAATAAAACTGTGGAGCTTGAAAGAAAACAAACCACTGTACTCATTCGAGCACAACGGCGATTACGTTTATGACGTCGCTTGGTCACCGACTCACCCCGCGCTCTTTGCGGCGGTCGACGATTCCGGGAGATTGGACTTGTGGAACCTTAATCAGGACACCGAGGTACCGGCAGCAAGTGTCGTCGTCGATGGATGTCCTGCACTGAATCGCGTCTCTTGGACTCCCAGCGGGCTGCATGTTACTGTTGGAGACGACTCTGGTAAAATCTGGGTCTACGATGTAGCTGAAAATTTGGCACATCCCCGCGGCGATGAATGGAATAAATTCTTGTACACTCAGCAAGATTTGAAGAACAACAAAGCTGATGATGAGCTGGACAAACTTAATTTGAATTCTGGGCCCTCTAGTTTAACCTCTCTGTCATCGATGTCCTCAGTACCCATCAGATAA